One genomic window of Vicugna pacos chromosome 18, VicPac4, whole genome shotgun sequence includes the following:
- the NAA60 gene encoding N-alpha-acetyltransferase 60 isoform X1, which translates to MTEVVPSSALSEVSLRLLCHDDIDTVKHLCGDWFPIEYPDSWYRDITSNKKFFSLAATYRGAIVGMIVAEIKSRTKIHKEDGDILASSFSVDTQVAYILSLGVVKEFRKHGIGSLLLESLKDHISTTAQDHCKAIYLHVLTTNNTAINFYENRDFKQHHYLPYYYSIRGVLKDGFTYVLYINGGHPPWTILDYIQHLGSALANLSPCSIPHRIYRQAHSLLCSFLPWSSITTKGGIEYSRTM; encoded by the exons ATGACAGAGGTGGTGCCATCCAGTGCCCTCAGCGAGGTCAGCCTGCGCCTCCTCTGCCACGATGACATAGACACTGTGAAGCATCTGTGTGGCGACTGGTTCCCCATCGA GTACCCAGACTCATGGTATCGTGATATCACCTCCAACAAGAAGTTCTTTTCCCTTGCTGCCACCTACAGGGGCGCCATTGTGGGAATGATCGTAGCTGAAATAAAAAGCAGGACCAAGATACACAAGGAG GATGGAGATATTCTAGCCTCCAGCTTCTCTGTTGACACACAGGTTGCGTACATTCTAAGCCTGGGAGTAGTGAAGGAGTTCAGGAAGCATGGCATAG GTTCCCTATTACTTGAGAGTTTAAAGGATCACATATCAACCACCGCCCAGGACCACTGCAAAGCCATCTACCTGCACGTCCTCACTACTAACAACACAGCAATAAATTTCTACGAAAACAGAGACTTTAAGCAGCATCATTATCTCCCCTATTACTACTCCATACGAGGGGTCCTCAAAGATGGCTTCACTTACGTCCTCTACATCAATGGCGGACACCCTCCCTGGACCATCCT GGACTACATCCAGCACCTGGGCTCTGCACTAGCAAACCTGAGCCCCTGCTCCATCCCGCACAGGATCTACCGCCAGGCCCACAGTCTGCTCTGCAGCTTCCTGCCATGGTCCAGCATCACCACCAAGGGCGGCATCGAGTACAGCCGGACCATGTGA
- the NAA60 gene encoding N-alpha-acetyltransferase 60 isoform X2: MTEVVPSSALSEVSLRLLCHDDIDTVKHLCGDWFPIEGAIVGMIVAEIKSRTKIHKEDGDILASSFSVDTQVAYILSLGVVKEFRKHGIGSLLLESLKDHISTTAQDHCKAIYLHVLTTNNTAINFYENRDFKQHHYLPYYYSIRGVLKDGFTYVLYINGGHPPWTILDYIQHLGSALANLSPCSIPHRIYRQAHSLLCSFLPWSSITTKGGIEYSRTM, from the exons ATGACAGAGGTGGTGCCATCCAGTGCCCTCAGCGAGGTCAGCCTGCGCCTCCTCTGCCACGATGACATAGACACTGTGAAGCATCTGTGTGGCGACTGGTTCCCCATCGA GGGCGCCATTGTGGGAATGATCGTAGCTGAAATAAAAAGCAGGACCAAGATACACAAGGAG GATGGAGATATTCTAGCCTCCAGCTTCTCTGTTGACACACAGGTTGCGTACATTCTAAGCCTGGGAGTAGTGAAGGAGTTCAGGAAGCATGGCATAG GTTCCCTATTACTTGAGAGTTTAAAGGATCACATATCAACCACCGCCCAGGACCACTGCAAAGCCATCTACCTGCACGTCCTCACTACTAACAACACAGCAATAAATTTCTACGAAAACAGAGACTTTAAGCAGCATCATTATCTCCCCTATTACTACTCCATACGAGGGGTCCTCAAAGATGGCTTCACTTACGTCCTCTACATCAATGGCGGACACCCTCCCTGGACCATCCT GGACTACATCCAGCACCTGGGCTCTGCACTAGCAAACCTGAGCCCCTGCTCCATCCCGCACAGGATCTACCGCCAGGCCCACAGTCTGCTCTGCAGCTTCCTGCCATGGTCCAGCATCACCACCAAGGGCGGCATCGAGTACAGCCGGACCATGTGA
- the C18H16orf90 gene encoding uncharacterized protein C16orf90 homolog isoform X6: MQPAGQCESHWLGRLMARGCLPQPKGVAWPLELPQGTAGPGNSHRSALLEAQMPRDSLGNTASSSSMDPAKGAPSQSCPPEGLGLRPKRSWGASEEPTCPLYKRTRFGALERP; encoded by the exons ATGCAGCCTGCTGGCCAGTGTGAGAGCCACTGGCTGGGCCGGCTCATGGCCAGGGGCTGCCTCCCACAGCCCAAGGGTGTGGCCTGGCCCCTGGAGCTACCACAGGGGACTGCAGGCCCAGGTAACAGCCACCGCTCAGCACTTCTGGAAGCTCAAATGCCCAGGGACAGCCTAGGAAATACAG CTTCCAGTTCCAGCATGGACCCAGCCAAGGGTGCCCCCTCCCAGTCCTGTCCCCCTGAAGGCTTGGGGCTCAGGCCCAAGAGATCCTGGGGGGCCTCAGAGGAGCCCACCTGTCCTTTGTACAAGAGAACTCGCTTTGGGGCTCTGGAGAGGCCATAG